A genome region from Macaca nemestrina isolate mMacNem1 chromosome 20, mMacNem.hap1, whole genome shotgun sequence includes the following:
- the LOC105495650 gene encoding small ribosomal subunit protein eS4, X isoform-like: MGGPLSVPITAVAFGPKQHLERVAALQHWMLDKLTGVFAARPSTGPHKLRECLPHIFLRNRLKYALTGDEVKKICMQWFIKVDGKIRTDNNLPYWIMDVISIDKMGEDFCLIYGINRRFALHRITPEEVKYKLCKMRKIFVRAKGIPHLVIHDIHTVRHPDSLIKVNDTIQIDLETGKITALKFDTGNLCLVTGGANWGRIGVITNRERHPVSFDTFHVKDANSNSFSIIFVIDKGNKPWISLPRGKGVRFTITEARDKRLQPNRAVGEMVCGWHVRSLYVIKINMA, from the coding sequence ATGGGAGGTCCTCTTTCTGTGCCTATTACAGCTGTGGCTTTCGGTCCCAAGCAGCATCTGGAGCGGGTAGCAGCTCTACAGCATTGGATGCTGGATAAATTGACTGGTGTGTTTGCTGCTCGTCCATCCACTGGTCCCCACAAGCTGAGAGAGTGTCTCCCTCATATTTTCCTGAGGAACAGACTTAAGTACGCCCTGACAGGAGACGAAGTAAAGAAGATTTGCATGCAGTGGTTCATTAAGGTAGATGGCAAGATTCGAACTGATAATAACCTACCCTACTGGATTATGGATGTCATCAGCATTGACAAGATGGGAGAGGATTTCTGTCTGATCTATGGCATCAATCGTCGCTTTGCTCTACATCGTATTACACCTGAGGAAGTCAAGTACAAGTtgtgcaaaatgagaaaaatctttgtgCGCGCAAAAGGAATCCCTCACCTGGTGATTCACGATATTCACACTGTCCGCCACCCTGATTCCCTCATTAAGGTGAATGACACCATTCAGATTGATTTGGAGACTGGCAAGATCACTGCTTTGAAGTTCGACACTGGTAACCTGTGTTTGGTGACTGGAGGTGCTAACTGGGGAAGAATTGGTGTGATCACCAACAGAGAGAGGCACCCTGTATCTTTTGACACGTTTCACGTGAAAGATGCCAACAGCAACAGCTTTTCCATCATTTTTGTTATTGACAAGGGCAACAAACCATGGATTTCTCTTCCCCGAGGAAAGGGTGTCCGCTTCACCATTACTGAAGCGAGAGACAAGAGACTGCAGCCAAACAGAGCAGTGGGTGAAATGGTCTGTGGGTGGCATGTTAGATCTTTgtatgtaattaaaattaatatggcatga